Part of the Acidobacteriota bacterium genome, AGGCCAACGACCCACCACATGAACGCGTCCCGCGAGAACACGAGCCTGGCGACCTGGTTAATCGCCTTCGCCACGTCCCACCCGCGCTCGAGGATATGCGAGGTCGTGAACCCCACCATCAAGAATAGCAATGGCGTCGCGGCCGCGCTCAGCAGGCCGAAGAAGGCGTTGTTATTACCAATCCCACCGAGTCCAATGTAGATCGCTCCGAAAATCAGCGCGGTCAAGAATGCCTGGAGAAAGTACCCTCGCCAGTTGAACAGATCGCCGATCTCGGGCCGTTCCCCGCGCATCGTCTTGAACGCCATTCGGAACATTCCCATCAGCAGCGGGCCTGCGAGTATCCCCGCCGTCGCCGCGCTCAACAATCCGCCGAGCAGCGTGGCGAGAGACATCAGAGCCCAATTCTCCTTATAGACTTGCCACCCGCCCGATAACCAATCGCCAAGCGAGATGTGAGGCTGTCCCGTCTGAACCGGCGGCTGATACTGCGTTGGATAAGGAGGAGGGTAATAAGGCGTAGGTGTCGGGATACTGTACCCAACTCCAGCCGGCGGCATTGTCGGAGAAGTAAGACCGGGCTGAACCGGCGTCGTCTCGCGAGCCGATTCGGCTTGCGGACTCAGTATCCACGTTGTTGCCTCTTCACCCTCGAGGTGCTGAGGCATGCCGCATTGGCGGCAAAACTTCTCATCTTCGTCAACATTCCTTCCGCAGTTCGGACACCATTTTGCCATCCTTCGCTCCGTGATTCCCTAACGATGAATGCTATGACATTGTTGCGACGTGGTTCAATGTGACGCGTGACTCAAGCTCGCGGTCGGGAAGGGTCGGGAAGGGTGGCTTGCCCCCGCTGCCTCGATTTGAAAGCAACTTCAAGTCTCAACAAGGACAGCGGGGGCAAGCCACCCTTCCCGACCGCGAGCTTGAGTCACGCATCACGTTTCACGCATCACCATGGACACCGACCGGGAGCCTTCAACAATCCTTCCGATATCGAAGTGCGCTTCGCCTCGCCGATCGAGATGTTCGCGCACCGCGCTGGCATCGTCAGGGCTCGCGATGACAACCATCCCGATTCCCATGTTAAAAGTACGGTACATCTCTCTTTCCGAAACGTTGCCGATTCGGCCGAGCAGATCAAACACCCGCAGCACTGGCCACGATCCGGCATTGATCTCAGCCGCCGTGCCTTCGGGCAAGATGCGCGGGATGTTCTCGAGCAAGCCGCCGCCGGTGATATGCGCGAGCCCCTTCATCGCGCCCGATTCCAAAAGGCCGTCGAGGGCCCCGAGATAACTGCGGTGTGGCTTCAACAGCTCCTGAGCGGCAGTGCAGCCCAACTCGTCGATATGCGCGCCGGGCGGATAAGCGGCTACCTCGAAGAGCAGCTTGCGCGCGAGGCTGTAGCCATTAGTGTGCAATCCCACCGACGGCAAGCCTATCAAAGCGTCTCCCGGCGTGACGCGCGAGCCGTCGATGATATGAGCCCGATCGACCAGGCCGACGATGAAGCCCGCGACATCATACTCTCCGTCGGCGTAGAAGCCGGGCATCTCGGCGGTCTCGCCCCCGATCAGCGCGCAGCCGGCTTCCTTGCAGCCGCGCGCGAGACCTTCGATTACCGACGCAATCGTTTCGGGAACAAGTTTCCCCGCGGCGATGTAGTCGAGAAAGAAAAGCGGCCGCGCGCCTTGGACAAGGATGTCGTTGACGCAGTGGCAGACCAGATCGTACCCGACGGTGTTGTGAATACCGGTGATAAACGCGATGCGCAGTTTCGTGCCGACGCCGTCAGCGGACGACACCAGCACCGGCTCTTTCATTTGCGAGAAGTCAGCCCGAAACATCCCGCCGAAGGAACCGATCTCGGTCATCACGTTCGGCGTGAAAGTCTGTCGCGCCAAACGCTTGATGCGATCTTTCGCTTCGTTGGCGGCGTCTATGTCAACGCCCGCGTCGCGGTAGCTGAACTGCTCGCTCATATTCTCTCTTTTTTTCGCGTCTTTGCGACTCTGCGTCTTTGCGTTAGCCCTCGTGCTCGCAAAGCCGCAGGGACCAATCGGGTCCGCTTCAATTCTTCAACAAGTCTTCAACTTTCTTTCGTTCCGACTCGCGGCTCTCTTCATCCTGAGTAAAACCCATTTGCAAGTGATCCCCTTCTCTCACACCTTCAGGCAGGTAATGCACCGGGAGATTGAACTTCACGCGATCGTCTTCATAGAGCACCAGCACAGCCAGATCGCCTTCGATACGATCGACGACTACCTTTGTTGAGCCTCCAAGTTTCATCGTGCTCTACTGCTGTTGCGTCTGCCCCGCTGTGAGCCTTCGCGGCCGTCGTTGGCAACCGTACCCGCCACCTCATCGCCAGTCAAGTACAGCCGCTCACGGGCGATCTGCTTGTCCGAGCTCATCTCGATGGTTGAGCCGTCGCACACCGCAGTGAGGGTCCCTTCGAGATCGGTCCGGTAGAGTTTGACCTGATCGCGAGCCTGTTCGAGCATTCGCATCACCCTCGGGTGCGGGTGATGATAGTCATTTCCCGCGGCGCAACTAATCGTGACAATCGAAGGCCGGACCGCATCGAGCACTTCGCGAGTCGTACCGTCAGAGCTGCCGTGATGACCGGCCTTGAGAAGGTCGGCACGGAGCTTGTCTTTTTCCGTCTCCAGCATCTGCTCCCACGCAGAAGGCTTTGTCGAATCTTCGTAAGTTTCCGCGTCACCGGTGAACAGAAAGCGTTTAGAGCCGTACGTCAGGCGAATCACTATGGATGCGTTGTTGGCATTGTTGTCTGGAAGCTCGTTCGATGGATTCAGCACCTCGATCAACACGTCTCCGAGCTTGAGCACGTCGCCGCGTTTGGGATTGGTTGATTTGATACCGCGGTCTCTTATCTCCTGGAGCATGTCGCTATAGGTTTTGGTTGTGTGATTGAATCCAGAATCCCAGAACTCGAGTACCTTAAACGCACGCATCACATCCCGCATCTCGCCCAAATGGTCGGAGTGCGGGTGCGTAGCGATGATCAAGTCGAGTTGCTTCACGCCGTACTTTCGCAGCAGATCGACCGTCGGCGCACCGCGATCTCCCGAATCAATCAGAATCGTCTCGCCGGTCGGGAGCTGAATCAACTCACAGTCGCCCTGACCAATATCGAGAAAGCGAATGACCAGCTTGCCAGAAACTGGACCAGGCTCCGGGTGCTGAGGCCGCTGGCGGAAGACCAGGACTAACGCGACAAGCGCGACTGCCAGCAGCGCGACGATGACTATCGGTCTGAGCCTTTTATTCATCTGAGGAGGCGGGGTTAGGTGCGAGGCCAAACTGAATCGTGCAGAAGCGCGCCCTCTTCCCTTTCAGTTTTGGTCCGCGCCGCCGACGTAACCGGTATCGGATAATCGTTGGTGTAGCACGCCGTGCAGTGACGATTCCCGAACGGATCGCCGCAAGCGCGGAGCAATCCTTCGAGGCTCAAGTAGCCGAGGCTGTCGGCGTCAATGTGCCGGGCGATGTCTTCGACGCTCAAGTTCGCGCCTATCAACTCATCGCGCGTCGGCGTATCGACGCCATAGAAGCACGGCGCAATCGTCGGCGGGCAGCTTATGCGCACGTGAACTTCGCGGGCGCCCGCCTGCCTGACCATCTGCACAATCTTCTTTGAAGTCGTCCCGCGCACGATCGAATCGTCGATCAACACGACGCTCAAGCCCTCGATCAAGTCTCGCACCGGGTTCAGTTTCACCTTCACGCCAAAGTGGCGGATTGACTGTTTAGGCTCGATGAACGTGCGGCCGACGTAATGATTGCGCACCAGTCCGAATCGAAACTTCAAGCCGGACTCCGCGGCGTAGCCAATCGCCGCGGCCACCCCTGAATCCGGCACCGGCACAACTATGTCGGCGTCGGCAGGATGCTCGCGAGCGAGCTGCTGTCCCATCTTGTGACGGCTCTTATTCACCGAGCGGGCGAACACAATCGAATCGGGCCGCGAGAAGTAGACGTGCTCGAAGATGCAGTGAGCGGGCTTGAGCTTCGGCAGCGGGAACGAGGAATGAAGTCCATCGCGATCGATGACCAGTATCTCGCCCGGCTGCACGTCGCGCAGGTAAGTCGCATCTATCAAGTCAAAAGCGCAGGTCTCGGAGGCGACGACGTAGGCGTCGCCTAATTGGCCCAGACACAGCGGTCGAAACCCCCGCGGGTCGCGCACCGCAATCAACTTGTCTTTTGTGAGGAACACCATCGAGTACGCGCCTTCTATTTCGGTGAACGTATCCACGATGGCGCCGATCAGATCGACTGCTCGCGAGCGCGCGATCTTGTGGAGCACGATCTCGGTGTCCGAGGTTGAAGAGAAGATCGCGCCGCTGAGCTCGAGCTCTTCGCGCACTTGATTGGCATAAGGAAGGTTGCCGTTGTGACAAACCGCGATCTGCCCGCGATAACCGTCGACTAAAAAAGGCTGAGCTTCACGCAGCGAAACGCTGCCGGCAGTCGAGTAGCGCACGTGACCGATGCAGGCGCGCCCGGGCAGATGGGACAGTTCTTCCTGGCGGAATATTTCACTGACGTAGCCCATCCCGCGATACGCCTGCAAGCGCTCGCCGTCCGACGAAACCATCCCGGCAGATTCCTGTCCGCGATGCTGCAACGCATACAGCCCGAGATAGGTCAGCCGCGCGGCATCTTCATGGTTGAAGATACCAAATACGCCACACTCATCTTTGAACTTATCGAGCATCTTGTGGTGTCGAGCGGAATGATCATTCTAGCCGGACGGCTGGCGGGTGGCAATTAAGAAACTCGAGTCAAACTGTGGGACCGCGTGTTAATGGGGTTTTTCAAACGTGAGCAACTCAAATTCGCGCCCGTCCTGGCCTTTAGCAACAGCACGCCAAAAAACGTTTGTGCGCCCTACCTTTGCCCTGACCTCAGCCGACAGGCGCCGGACAATGTCATCGACAGTAGTGCAACTGTCATTGCCTGAAAGTTCTATATAAGCCCTCAAACCCTCGGCATCGCACTGATGCAGCTCTCTCCCTGTATCAGCCCAATCGAACGCGGCTGATTTTGGTTCCAGGCCAGCTGAATCCATCTGCTCTTCAAAGGCTTTTCTCCGCAATGATCCACTTTGAAGCGCTTCCTCTAACGATCCGCTAGGCTTCAAATCCCTTATCTTCTGATATAGGTAAGCTTCGACGCTAAGCCTACTAATGCAGGTCAAGATGTCTGAGAGATCAATGATACGCTCTAGCTTGGCGCTATCAACGTCACCGAAGTCATCATAGGAAGGAGTCTCGTCATAACCAACCTCAAAAAACCGGTTATGCCTCATGTCTTCCACGACTAACGAGCGAGACACGAGCCCTTGCCGTCTACGAATAACTCGATGCGCCCTAAAGCGCCTCCTTGAATAGCGCAAAAGAAGTCGCTCAGCGCTAACTAAGAACTTAGCCATGCCTTCGCATCAAACCTTGAAATCATTGGTATCAGAAGTCGGTCATTTCCCGCGACCATGGCGATTACCTAATGTGCCAACTAATCCACTGACTGAGCGGACTCGACGTATGGGGTATAAGATAACAGACCTGGGGCGGGGCAAAGAAATTGCTCGCGGCGCAATGCGTCCACATGCTCGTACCCCAGGTGTTGACTCGAATCGGCTTGTTCTTGACCGCAAACCTCCACACACTGTAGATCACGAAGATCATGGTTGGGGGATACAGGTTACCCGGAAACCTAACGCGACCAGGCGGAGTGCTTAACCATGGAGTTTCTAAGCCGAAGAACCATACCGGTATCGCCAGAAAGGGTTGAAATCTTTCAATTCTAGCGCGTACAGACAGATAGACCGTTGAACCGCCACCAATCGAATTCGGTGAATAGATAGACGAAGCCGCCTGGCCTTGCTCCTCGTCCGCCTGCGAATCTCCCTTTGCTTTTGACGCACTCAATGAGGGATTGAGCGCGCCGCTTGCTTGCAAAGAAAGAATCGGTGCGGGAAAACCGGCCGATACGCTGGTTCCTTCATCTTCTAGTCGGTCAGCGAATGCCGCCTCCAAGGGCGATGGCGACAACCCTTTCTTATCGCTATTGTTCACTGGATCAGCATTCGCGTAAAAGTACCTGTTGAAATTCGTGGATTGGTTGGATGAACTAGTTAACCCGTCAACTTGCATGAATCTTTCAACGCTCGACGCGTAGTGACGGTTAATCGCATAGTCCGCGGCGCTCTCAGTATCGCGCTCATAAGTCGTGAAATGATGTTTCTCCTGCGTGCCGCTTTCTCCTAAGCCCTCTCCAAAAGGCAAGTGACCCTGACGGCCTATCAGGTTGCCGCTTCCATCAAGCACAAGCCTCTCGCTCAGTCTGTCGTTTAATAGATACTTCGTCACCCCCGTCTCTCCTCTTGCGATCATCCGGCCGACTGCATAAATGTAGACCGCGATCAACCCCCTTGTGGCCGAATCGAACTCACCTATTACCTGACTGCCTTCCCAAATATAGTGCGTCCCCGCACCGCCTGATACTTTCTTGTATCGACGGTTCTGATTGTCATAGCTGTACTGAGCAGACGTCCCTCCGTCTACGCTCGTCAGGCGATTCTCTGCGTCATAGGTGTAGCTATGCGCTCCATCATTAGTAACATTGCCTGCCGCGTCATACGTGTACGTGACTGTTGCGCCGCTCGTAAGAGTCTGAATTCGATTTGTAGGCGCGCCGCCGCTCTGCTGCAACGCGACGCTCTGAATCTGATTGCCTCCAGTCACTGCGTCCCACACACCTGTTCGATTGCCCCATCGGTCATGGGCGAACCGTCGTTGCGCTGTCACACCGTTTGTCGTCTGAGATGACGTGACAAGCCGCTCCATATTGTCATACGTGTAGGTGGCAAGTTCAGCCAGCCCACCTATCGAACTGCAGCAGGTAATCGCCATCAACTGGCCGGCGTTCCCTGCTGTGGTGCCTGCCCCCATCTGTCCGGCCTGAGCCTGATAGCTGTAGGCTAAGCTCATCAACGGCCCGTTCCCTGGGATAGCCGCGCTCTGCGAAGTCAACTGCATTCTGTTCGCATCATAACCGAAGCTTTCGCTTACTCCGTTGCCAAGTGTTGTCCCGGTCATCTGCCCGATGC contains:
- a CDS encoding zinc ribbon domain-containing protein, whose protein sequence is MAKWCPNCGRNVDEDEKFCRQCGMPQHLEGEEATTWILSPQAESARETTPVQPGLTSPTMPPAGVGYSIPTPTPYYPPPYPTQYQPPVQTGQPHISLGDWLSGGWQVYKENWALMSLATLLGGLLSAATAGILAGPLLMGMFRMAFKTMRGERPEIGDLFNWRGYFLQAFLTALIFGAIYIGLGGIGNNNAFFGLLSAAATPLLFLMVGFTTSHILERGWDVAKAINQVARLVFSRDAFMWWVVGLVFAAISVGGVIGCGIGALITLPWMISATAVAYRDVFGIDDPNRTNH
- the purM gene encoding phosphoribosylformylglycinamidine cyclo-ligase translates to MSEQFSYRDAGVDIDAANEAKDRIKRLARQTFTPNVMTEIGSFGGMFRADFSQMKEPVLVSSADGVGTKLRIAFITGIHNTVGYDLVCHCVNDILVQGARPLFFLDYIAAGKLVPETIASVIEGLARGCKEAGCALIGGETAEMPGFYADGEYDVAGFIVGLVDRAHIIDGSRVTPGDALIGLPSVGLHTNGYSLARKLLFEVAAYPPGAHIDELGCTAAQELLKPHRSYLGALDGLLESGAMKGLAHITGGGLLENIPRILPEGTAAEINAGSWPVLRVFDLLGRIGNVSEREMYRTFNMGIGMVVIASPDDASAVREHLDRRGEAHFDIGRIVEGSRSVSMVMRET
- a CDS encoding DUF3006 domain-containing protein is translated as MKLGGSTKVVVDRIEGDLAVLVLYEDDRVKFNLPVHYLPEGVREGDHLQMGFTQDEESRESERKKVEDLLKN
- a CDS encoding MBL fold metallo-hydrolase; the protein is MNKRLRPIVIVALLAVALVALVLVFRQRPQHPEPGPVSGKLVIRFLDIGQGDCELIQLPTGETILIDSGDRGAPTVDLLRKYGVKQLDLIIATHPHSDHLGEMRDVMRAFKVLEFWDSGFNHTTKTYSDMLQEIRDRGIKSTNPKRGDVLKLGDVLIEVLNPSNELPDNNANNASIVIRLTYGSKRFLFTGDAETYEDSTKPSAWEQMLETEKDKLRADLLKAGHHGSSDGTTREVLDAVRPSIVTISCAAGNDYHHPHPRVMRMLEQARDQVKLYRTDLEGTLTAVCDGSTIEMSSDKQIARERLYLTGDEVAGTVANDGREGSQRGRRNSSRAR
- the purF gene encoding amidophosphoribosyltransferase, which encodes MLDKFKDECGVFGIFNHEDAARLTYLGLYALQHRGQESAGMVSSDGERLQAYRGMGYVSEIFRQEELSHLPGRACIGHVRYSTAGSVSLREAQPFLVDGYRGQIAVCHNGNLPYANQVREELELSGAIFSSTSDTEIVLHKIARSRAVDLIGAIVDTFTEIEGAYSMVFLTKDKLIAVRDPRGFRPLCLGQLGDAYVVASETCAFDLIDATYLRDVQPGEILVIDRDGLHSSFPLPKLKPAHCIFEHVYFSRPDSIVFARSVNKSRHKMGQQLAREHPADADIVVPVPDSGVAAAIGYAAESGLKFRFGLVRNHYVGRTFIEPKQSIRHFGVKVKLNPVRDLIEGLSVVLIDDSIVRGTTSKKIVQMVRQAGAREVHVRISCPPTIAPCFYGVDTPTRDELIGANLSVEDIARHIDADSLGYLSLEGLLRACGDPFGNRHCTACYTNDYPIPVTSAARTKTEREEGALLHDSVWPRT